The DNA segment GGTAACCTTCAATAGTGCCTGATGATTCCTGACTTGCTAGTGGAAGACTTCTGATGGTGTCAATCCACATCTCTAAAAAGCATATTAGGAATATCATTAGCATTGCATAATAATCTACAATGCAATGCATAAACTGAAGCAGCTACCCGAAATTCTTACCCAATTTGGGAACCCAAAAGGACTTGAAATATTGTACGAAGGTGGTTTGGTCAACGAAGTCTTGAAATAATTGCTCAAGAGCATCCATGGGATTTTTCTCACTCCAGATACTGTACATAACTTTTCCTAGTTGCATAAACATTTCCCGCTGTACCTCACTGTTGCTGCATTTCTTGATTATATTTTTAAGCCAGGTTCTCCTAATGtgccataaagaaaacaaaattgggCAAGAGAATACATCCCTGAAACAGAGAAACATACATTGATTTGAAATTCATTACCAGCTAATAGCTACAGTTGGAAAAATTGGACAATTAGAACTGATCGTCGGAAACCATGTCATACCTGATTGGATCCAGCTCTGAAGCTGGGTCATCAATTACAAATCCACCGATTCTCCAGGTGGAATCAACAGAATATATTCTCTCAGTAAGTGCTTTCATCCATCTCAAAGTGTCCTGCTTGGTAACTGATCGGGTTATAATCCACGCAACAGGTAGAGCATGTTGTCTTGAGTCAAAGACAAGGAGTGTGTGCAATGGATACTGCAGAGAAGAGCAAAATGTCAAATATATTACAAAACTAGTCCTTGCCGGCATAATTACACATCACAGACAAGGAAAGGTGTTTGAAGTTTAAGTACAGAACTGTCAGTTTTTGCTGCAGCCAATACCTTCAGCTTGCTAACACCAAACGAGGAATGAGAAGCCAAAAGATCCTGATGACCAAAGCGAATCATCTGCTGCAGTTGCCACTCTGTCTGGATCCCTAGAACAAATGCATCTGTATCCGTTGAATCCTGGTAGTAGAACACAGACTTCTTGTTCCTATCAACCCACATTCTGATGCTAGCCTGGTCATCAAGATCCAGCTCATGCGTAGACCTCTTGATGATCATCCCAAGCTTCTGGACATACTGTGAAGCGAGGCTATCAACCTTCGCGTCCGAGCCGCAGTAACGATGTATCCCTTCCATATGTGTCTGCAGGATGTTCTCCTCCGGCACACCAAGGTAAATCAGCGACATGGTCTGCTGCTGGATCTCGCTCCCCACATACGGCACCCTCCTGGCACCCGGCCCAATGGCGTCCCGGTCCAAGGGACCATGGCATATGAAACCAGACTTGTTGATATGCCGCCTCTCATGGTAGATAATGAGCACCAGGGACGGGCGGGCATATAGCCGCTTGATGGCAAAGTGGCAGGTGCAGCCACGCATCGACTGCGGACGAGCGGCACGATTCCTCGTGTTGAGCCTATACTTCCTGCTCGGCAAGATCGTCCCTCCCTCGCCGTAATTCTCCGGGCCGAACGAGCACCAGTACCTAGATTGATCAATCCAAGAACATCACaccaacacaacacaacacaacaacagTGGTCAGCAAGGATTAGCAATTTCACAAGCACTGAATTCAAATAATatagaagcaaaaaaaaaatacatgacaCATACATCCTGTAGAGAAGGTAGTCGTCGCTCCTGACCTCCCGGAGGGTGCCGCGGTCGCGCTTGCGGCCGCGCTCGATGTGGAAGCGCGTGGGGCACTCCGGGTTGCTGCATTCGCCGGCGATGAAGGCGTCCATCCGCTCGTAGGGGATGAGCGCCACGTCGTCCCGCTGGTGCTCGGAGCTCGCGTACTTGACCCACCGGAGGTCCGCCGCGGAGAACTCCTCCCCGGGAGGGTCCTGCACGGCGAGGTCGCTCACCgactccaccacctccgccgcctccgcctccgtccccATCCCGCCGCGCCGAACCTCGCTGCTCGCGCTAATCAGGTGAATCGAAGGGGGATCTCGGGAAGGGCGGGTAGGTGGTCACCGGTGAGGCGGCATGGGAGGGTTATGGgcgtgcgccgccggccgccggtcgccggagtTGGGGGGGTGGGGGTTTGGTGCGGCCGAAACCCTAGAGAGAGAATGAGAaaggggggaagagagagagtgaggagggGTTTGGGGTGGATGGAATGGGGAGGCCAAATTGGGCTGAAACTCTTGCAATTTGAGAATTTGGGCTTCTCATGGGCTCTCCGCTCGATATAGGCCTCGAGAGTTAAGAGGCCCAGATTTAGCCGGAACTGGCAAAGAGttgaattttgtttattttttatttttattttttaaaagatttaaaaaataaatttttatttcaaaatctTACAGAAATATACTCCCCCGACCCACTGTAGGATGGGACATATAAATCGCCCTACGATAGGGCAATCCACGTGGCAGTGCAACCTCTGGAGGGACACGCCGTGGT comes from the Oryza glaberrima chromosome 9, OglaRS2, whole genome shotgun sequence genome and includes:
- the LOC127785393 gene encoding uncharacterized protein LOC127785393, which gives rise to MGTEAEAAEVVESVSDLAVQDPPGEEFSAADLRWVKYASSEHQRDDVALIPYERMDAFIAGECSNPECPTRFHIERGRKRDRGTLREVRSDDYLLYRMYWCSFGPENYGEGGTILPSRKYRLNTRNRAARPQSMRGCTCHFAIKRLYARPSLVLIIYHERRHINKSGFICHGPLDRDAIGPGARRVPYVGSEIQQQTMSLIYLGVPEENILQTHMEGIHRYCGSDAKVDSLASQYVQKLGMIIKRSTHELDLDDQASIRMWVDRNKKSVFYYQDSTDTDAFVLGIQTEWQLQQMIRFGHQDLLASHSSFGVSKLKYPLHTLLVFDSRQHALPVAWIITRSVTKQDTLRWMKALTERIYSVDSTWRIGGFVIDDPASELDPIRDVFSCPILFSLWHIRRTWLKNIIKKCSNSEVQREMFMQLGKVMYSIWSEKNPMDALEQLFQDFVDQTTFVQYFKSFWVPKLEMWIDTIRSLPLASQESSGTIEGYHLKLKVKAYDDSQLDALQRVDWLVHKLTTELHSSYWLNLYADESGSFPEVKAEYIASTSWHRALQIPDDAVIFDDKEPFSAKVTSQKDTSQMWTVWNPGSEFSLCDCSWSMQGNLCKHIIKVNMMCGPRKDFQPSLSFQSFQHVLLDLWQKPMDDSFSLDLSVAWVMQMQERIQKVTELATADGIAEVSNRLPIQWTNKKGRKVAAKRTSPLRVLPHSNGIVQKDFTPKKNRKRKRLSTVSG